From the genome of Vicia villosa cultivar HV-30 ecotype Madison, WI linkage group LG2, Vvil1.0, whole genome shotgun sequence, one region includes:
- the LOC131647156 gene encoding tryptophan synthase beta chain 1-like → MDACKLQWRIVSSQFTEKKVATKDRSSAVVQAVITRREKFKLPQLPTTYIPLPIPVIPLIEKDSESIVETEESTNSAGKFGRFGGTFGPETIIMSLNYLEAEFNNVLHDQSFQAELATALRDYVGRETPLYHAQRLSEYYKSKNGGKGPDIYLKREDLNHTGSHKMNNALAQAMIAKRIHQKSVVTATGSGQHGLATAAACAKLGLECTVFMAAKNMDRQSSNVRLMKLLGARVEGVNGSFKDASSEAFRYWVEDLENSYHMTGSAVGPHPCPTMVREFQSVIGKETRKQALEKWGGKPDVIVACVGTGSNALGMFDEFISDSDVRLIGVEAAGLGLESGKHSSTLAKGEVGVYHGAISYLLQDDYGQIIQPHSIAAGMEYPGVGPELSFLKESGRAEFCVATDEEALDAYERLCKLEGIFPSLEASHAFAILDKLVPTLPNDNIKVVVNCSGRGDKDVDIFFNHRVEHNGK, encoded by the exons ATGGATGCATGCAAATTGCAATGGAGAATTGTTAGTAGCCAATTCACAGAGAAAAAAGTAGCAACCAAAGATCGTTCTTCTGCGGTTGTTCAAGCTGTGATAACTCGTCGTGAAAAGTTTAAGTTACCTCAATTACCCACTACTTATATACCCTTGCCCATACCCGTGATACCCTTGATAGAGAAGGACAGTGAAAGTATTGTAGAGACAGAAGAGAGTACCAATTCTGCTGGAAAATTTGGGAGGTTTGGTGGAACCTTTGGACCTGAGACAATTATAATGTCCTTGAACTACCTTGAAGCTGAGTTCAATAATGTTCTCCATGATCAAAGTTTTCAG GCAGAACTAGCAACAGCATTAAGAGACTATGTTGGCAGAGAGACACCACTGTACCATGCTCAACGGTTGTCGGAGTATTACAAAAGCAAGAATGGTGGCAAAGGACCTGATATATACTTAAAGAGAGAGGATCTCAACCACACAGGCTCTCACAAGATGAACAATGCTCTTGCACAAGCTATGATTGCCAAGCGCATCCATCAGAAAAGTGTTGTTACTGCCACCGGTTCCGGACAACACGGGCTTGCAACGGCTGCTGCTTGTGCGAAACTTGGTTTGGAGTGCACTGTCTTTATGGCTGCAAAAAACATGGACAGACAGTCATCTAATGTGCGGTTGATGAAGCTGTTAGGAGCTCGG GTTGAAGGTGTTAATGGAAGTTTCAAAGACGCATCATCAGAGGCCTTTCGGTATTGGGTGGAAGACTTGGAAAACAGCTACCACATGACAGGCTCAGCGGTGGGACCACATCCATGTCCTACAATGGTTCGGGAGTTTCAGTCAGTTATTGGAAAAGAAACAAGGAAACAAGCATTGGAAAAATGGGGAGGAAAACCAGATGTTATTGTTGCATGTGTTGGAACAGGATCCAATGCTTTGGGTATGTTTGATGAGTTTATATCAGACTCTGATGTGAGATTGATTGGAGTTGAAGCTGCTGGTTTAGGGTTAGAAAGTGGAAAACATTCTTCTACTTTGGCTAAAGGTGAAGTGGGGGTTTATCATGGTGCTATCTCTTATTTATTGCAAGATGATTACGGACAAATTATTCAACCTCACTCCATTGCAGCTGG gATGGAATATCCAGGAGTTGGTCCAGAATTGAGCTTCCTCAAAGAAAGTGGTCGTGCAGAATTTTGCGTGGCAACTGATGAAGAAGCTCTTGATG CATATGAGAGATTATGCAAATTGGAGGGTATATTTCCATCTCTTGAGGCCTCACATGCATTTGCTATACTTGATAAGTTGGTCCCTACATTACCAAACGACAATATTAAGGTTGTTGTAAATTGTAGTGGGCGTGGAGATAAAGATGTAGATATATTCTTCAATCATAGAGTAGAACATAATGGAAAATGA